One Verrucomicrobiota bacterium DNA window includes the following coding sequences:
- a CDS encoding YajQ family cyclic di-GMP-binding protein, whose amino-acid sequence MPSFDIVSKVEMHEVENALAQAKKEIITRFDLKDAAPEVILDKETIKLKAKDEFKVKILREIMIGKLAKRNVSLKNLEQKPVENSLSHSTADILIKQGIDHDKFKAITQDIRDLKLKTTAKYQDQQIRVEGKSRDDLQAVMAMCRAKDFGCALGFVNFRD is encoded by the coding sequence ATGCATGAGGTGGAAAATGCCCTTGCCCAAGCCAAAAAAGAAATTATTACCCGTTTTGACCTCAAAGATGCCGCCCCGGAGGTCATCCTTGATAAGGAAACCATTAAACTCAAGGCCAAAGATGAGTTCAAAGTCAAAATCCTGCGCGAGATCATGATTGGTAAACTCGCCAAACGTAATGTCAGCCTCAAAAACCTCGAACAAAAACCCGTCGAGAATTCCCTTTCCCACAGTACCGCCGACATCCTGATCAAACAAGGGATCGATCACGATAAATTCAAAGCCATTACCCAAGACATCCGCGACTTAAAACTCAAAACTACGGCTAAATACCAGGATCAACAGATCCGCGTCGAAGGCAAAAGCCGTGATGACCTCCAAGCCGTCATGGCCATGTGTCGGGCCAAAGACTTCGGCTGCGCCCTCGGGTTTGTCAATTTCAGGGATTAA